The genomic DNA ATCAGTTTAAGAAACTGCGTACAGGGGACCTGCTCGTGGAGGTTGACAAAGCAGCGCATGCACATAATTTATTTGggcatgacgtcattttttaACCACCCATGCAAGTGTATCCCACACCGTTCTCTGAACTCCTCAAGGGGatcattcgttgtcctgatctTGCAGGTATCGGAGACGGAATTGTGCGAGAACTTGCTGCGCAACATGTCACTCGGGTTTAGACGCATCAAAAAAAGAAACTAGGCAAAGAAATCCAAACGAACACTATGATCCAAAACATTTGGCGTTCCATTTCTTCATCTTATCAACATTGGCTATCTTCGTACAAAAGTTTCAACTTACAATCCAAATCTCttcaatgttataattgtttcaagTTGGCCACAATGAAAAGAACTGTAAAAGCtgatcacatttgcccaaagtgctgCCAAGATGGCATTCTCATGAACATGACACCTGCAGATATCCATTGCGTTGTTGTGAATTGGGGCGAGCCCCTTTCAGCCAAGTCTCGAGACGGGCAAGACATGGAAGATCGAAAAGGAAGTTCTCCAGTCAAATTCACACAGGCATTGGATTTCCTGAGGCTAGACAAATTGTCAATGCTAAATTCGTATCTCCACATGACGCAACTATTCTTCATAACAAAATCTAACTCAAACAAATCTACTCAATGTATTGATGCTCTACGCAAACTGATTCCGTGCCTATTCCAAATGCTCAAAACGAAAACCAAACTACCAGCAAAACCTGTTCAGAACACCAGTAttcaaaatgcagctgctaaaccaaaactgccaccagctgtacaaaatgttccGAACTACACAAATTCGCAGTCGTAAAAGCAAaattctaatcaacgtggggtgatcaaacacccaaaaaaaaaaattgacttgaaaactgatgggttgGGGAAAGGGATCAAACGATCCCATTCAAActcataaccggttccctcttgatatgaaccggttgacggggtaggatgatgacgatccgccattatctgctccgtcCAGTGTAATTAGCACAAAGGAGGGAAGATTAAAAGGTTCCCCACCTCCTGattcaatgcaacactaatactttaaatttccagtcgtttaatttttgtttaccagTGTAAAGGGAAAAAGTAAAATTGTCCAGTGGAATTTCCcgtaaagcaaattataatgaaattctccttctcttatcaaaatataaccCTTTcccacttatgtgccttagtgaaacatttttaaaggaaacggacaaataGCTTTCAAAATTTTCAGTGTATAACTTAAAAATACTCACACTGATAGAGTTTTCGGTTTGGTACatctatttttattaataatgcatgtccgccagacaaattgtttttaatacaagtattcaatcagttgcaataaacgtaacattacatcgacaattactatctgttcgattttacatacctcccaaatttaaAACTAAGTCTTGAAGATCtcgatgatcttataaaacaattaccacaaccattttgcttatgggagatttttatggtcatcatgaattttggggctgttctgacagaaacactagaggtcaaattattgaaacttttattgaaagaaatgccctctgtttattaaatgataaatccaaaacttacCTTAAACTGCAACAGGTAATTTTCTTCGCTTGTTTTgggacaatttgtcaaccgaacatctttctggtttgaatggaaagtactggatgacttgcatggTATTTGACcatttttccaattattatttcaaatattttcaatctgccatcagaccaccctttatatttcaaatttaataaagctgactggaagtaatttgaaacgctatgtaaaaatgatttgactttggagaattttactaatttttatgatcctattgatcgttttcattttcttctgtccgatattactgacaagtccattcctaaaacttcaagaaatggtaaacataaaaataagccttggtataatgatgattgtaagactgctgttcgaaaacgtagagcgggccattaaaaagttcaatatacggccgacgaaagaaaacctacaatcagttaagattctgagagcaaaagctcgcagaactataaacaacaaagaaaaaatcaaaggcattcatttttcaaaacttaattctaggtcatcggttaaaaaaatCTGGGAAATATTCGCAAAaaaagtggaaaaggaaaatcttcaaatgtttcccatctttcAAAGTCCCGACCATCTACTGCATCtacaaggaggacattgccaatacacttggtaaaactttttcaaaaatctttatcaaacaattatgataaaaagtttcaaacataaaatcgactaaagaaagtaaacctttaaattttgattcaagtaagatgaagattataataaaccccTTTTTCGCCACAaaattgcttgacgctttagataatgtcacgataccgcagctggtccggaccaaattcattgtcaacttttaaaacatttaccacaagaatcattagacctctacttgaaatttataatattacatggaaaactggcatttttttccagattcctggagagaagctttTAGTTATTCCAATAACAAAACCcggaaagatagcactaaccccgaattatagaccgattgcacttacccgttgtttatgtaaaacgctagaacgtatgatcaattctagactagttttggggatcttgaatctcaaggcctaatttcaaactttcaaagcggttttcgcaagcagcgcagcacaactgatcatcttgttcgactggaaaattttattcgtgatgcatttgtttaaaaaagagcatttagtgtcgTCTTTTTCccatttagaaaaagcctatgacactacatggaaatatggtattatgaatgatcttaacgacttaggcttaaaaggtcgtcttccaacatttatagcaatttttatcagatcgcaattttaaagtacgtgttggttctaccctttttGACtctttgagcaagaacagggagttccacaaaagggttctattttatctgtcccACTTtctagcatcaaaattaataatattggggaaatgtttgtcaccagggatagttttcattatatgttgatgactttctaatttttatcgttcaaaaaatatgcgtacgattgaacgccaattacagcaggtttgaacaaagttcaaacttggggccctagaaaaggtttttaaaattttcccaatcaaaaccCAGTGgggtccacttttgtcaattacggaaacaacattgtgaccctgactttttctaaatggtacaaaaaaacccgttgttgacgaagcaaaatttcttggtgttatttttgataaaaagctttcttttataccacacataaaatacctgaaagccaatgtttgaaatcgttgaaacttttaaaggtaatttcaaatactgattggggagcagatcgcaaggttttgttaagactttaaaAGAGCTTTGATTAggtccaagctagattacggttgtgttgtatATGGTTCGGCcaaaaatcgtatttacaaatgttgaatactatccataatcaaggtcttcgtattgctcttgggcATTTaaaacatcgcctgttgaaagcttgtatgttgaagcaaacgaaccctcccttacacgagacgtgaaaaaatgtcattacaatatgctctgaggtagctgccaacaaatccaatccagctcataaaatcatatttaaacccaagtaccaggattcgtatgacagaaaaccaaaacaaataaaaccttttggatttcgcatcagcaattctatgaaggaaactgattttgaatttgatgatatcaaagaaaaattagttctgaatacaccaccatggactcttagttctccaacagttcttttttatatgaaaaccgcctggaaaaagtctgaaacaaccctgaatattcaagtccaaatataatgaaatcaaatcGACTTACAAAgacattttccaatttatacagatggttcaaagaTGATTCATAGGTTGGGATTGCAGCCGTTAGcaatctgcatcaatcaaaattacgtttgccaaataaagCTACAAtttttttcagccgaggcaaaagctattgatttggcccttaatttattcagaatataatgaagaaaagtttatcatcttttccgacccTTTCTGTATTACAAACAATACACAACCgtcatacagaaaatcctctcattcaaaatattcttgtcaaggtCATGAACTACTTTTAAGAAGTCCTCATATTCTGTTGGGTTCCTATttatgttggtattcatggaaatgaggatgctgatcCGCAGCAagaatcactttcattaaatcaatctaaattgaaattaccatattctgattttaggtcaaatatcaacaaatatattttaactaaatggcagtctttatgggaacaatgcttcgttcaataacttcgtgaaattaaacctactttaggtgaatggcaccagggGAAAAAGATCTGTTGCAGGGGGGAcgtgttctttctcgttgtcgaataggtcataccggttaactcattcgtatcttttgaacaatgaagatcaacctttaatgtgtaccatgtcaaacaccgcttttTATAAACTATTTAATCAACTGTTTTTACTTttgatccacagcgcaattcatactataatgtagaatcgttaaaagagttgtttgaacaagttcctgccgacaaaattttgggaatttttgaaacaaataggcatatatcaCAAAATCtaacttttttgatttttatttacatgtttacatttttatgtttgcaaaattttcattttacgctatatatgtatatacctttttaatttaatagttttatagatgctttacaaatttaaagtgattcatttaactttttctcggcgatatatgacctttttgtgtcgattcgccgtaaaacccaactcattcactcATTTATACAAGGTCCGTAATATTGATACTGGAAACTGATATTTCACTGTCAAATATGTTTATGCTCTGTAACTCTCTATGGCTAGTTAAATCAAAGCATGACCTTCACATTCGTCCTTAGGACATTTGATGCGATTTATTTCAAGACTTTGTAATGACACTGCTTGTGACAAGcatgatgataataatgaacATTGCTCGTGCGACATCTTACAGTCTGAGATTTTAAAGGACTGAAGACAAGTATTGTTTATACTGTAAACTGATAATTTTAGTTGACTGTCTGATATCTCTACACTCTGCAATTCTTTATTATTAGTCAAATCAATAGTATGACCCTCACACTTGTTCTCAGGACATTTGATGTGATCTATTTTTAGAGTTCGTAATGACACTGCATGTGACAAGCATGATGATAACAATGAACATTGCTCGTGCGACAACTCACAGTATGAGATTTTAAAGGACTGAAGTCAAGATTGGTTTATACCGGAAACTGATATTTTAGTGCGATATATAACTATACACTCTGCAATTCTGTATGATTAGTCAAATCAATAGTATGACCCTCACAGTCGTCCTCAGGACATatgatgaaatttatttcaagaGTTCGTAATGACACTGTTTGTAACAAGCATGATAATAACAATGAACATTGCTCGTGCGACAACTTAAAGCATGAAATTTCACCGGACTGAAGGCAAGTATGGTTTATACCGGAAACTGATATTCTAGTGCCTGATATCTCTACACTCTGCAATTCTTTATTATTAGTCAAATCAATAGTATGACCCTCACACTCGTTCTTCGGACATTTGATGAAATCTATTTTTAGTGTTCGTAATGATACTGCTTGTGACAAGCATGATGATAACAATGAACATTGCTCGTGCGACAACTCACAGTATGAGATTTTACAGGACTTAGGACATGTATGGTTTATACCAGAAACTGATAATTTACTGCCTGATAACTCTATACTCTGCAATTCTTTAAGATTAGTCAAATCAGTAGTATAACCCTCACACTCGTCCTTCGGACATTTGATGAAATCTATTTTTAGAGTTCGTAATGATACTGCTTGTGACAAGCATGATGATAACAATGAACATTGCTCGTGCGACAACTCACAGTATGAGATTTTAAAGGACGTAGGACAAGTATGGTTTATACCGGAAACTGATAATTTACTGTATGATAACTCTACACTCTGTAATTCTTTATGATTAGTCAAATCAATATTATGACCCTCACAATCGTCCTTCGGAcatttgatgaaatttatttccAGAGTTCGCAATGACACTGCTTGTGACAAGCATGATAATAACAATGAACATTGCTCGTGCGACAACTCACAGTATGAGATTTAAAAGGACTGAAGACAAGTGTGGTTTATACCGGAAACTGATAATTTACTGCCTGATAACTctaaactctgcaattttttatGATTAGTCAAATCAATATTATGACCCTCACACTCGTCTTTCGGACATTTGATGCGATCTATTTCCAGAGTTCGTAATGATACTGCTTGTAACAAGCATGACAAGAACAACAAGAACAAGAAcaaagtttattttgtaaataaaggcctccggcccataatacaatattacaataaaacaaatataataatatgaattGTGCACAGAAATGTAACTCTTCATTATCCTTTAGCTTCATAATAGCGTTAACATAAAAAGCAATGTATTTAATTCTATCATCATTTGAAGATTGCATGAGATTAATAAAATGAGGGAATTCATTTCCGCCAGCATACAaggaatatataaaaatttgtctttcttgcctatatttgtaacatttaaaaaatacgtGGAATTCATCTTCTATgcattcaatatcaaaattaatgaaacagtATCTACATATTCGATCTTCTCTTGGAATTGCAAAATGGCGACCAGTCTCAATAGCAAATTTAATGGCTAGAACATCTAAATCTTGCAAGTGATTTCTAACATAAAATGGCAAGTTCAAGCACAAATACCTTTCGggatttaaacaagttttaaaatgtttgtatgtatCACAACGAGTCGAGCTATGAATATTAACATGCCACATTTGATTCATACAGTCAATTAATCTTTGTTTAAAGACACAAATAAAATTGCTAACATCACCGACCTCTTGACTTAGCCATACAAAACCAAAGCCATAGCGTTACAACAAATTTTTGACAGCGCTAGCCCAATTCTGTCTTCCTATTTCATCGTGCCTTTTCAacataatattacaatttttgAGATATCGTGCGTCAGACATAGCAAGTAATTTACACcagtatttaatacattttacatgatGATCAATGCACAAAGGTAATCTGCCACATTCACCAAGGGCAACACTATCATTTACGTAATTATTGATTCCCAAAAACTGCTTACAATATTGAATCTGAACCTGCTCCAATATGTGACATACTTCTGTTCCATATATTACAGCCCCATAAGTAAGTATGGGTTTAACCATTGAATCGAACAGcttaaaatattcattatgtGAGAATGCACCAAATGATAACCATGATGATAACAATGAACATCGCTCGTGCGACAACTCACAGTGTGAGATTTTACAGGACTTAGGACATGTATGGTTTATACCAGAAACTGATAATTTACTGCCTGATAACTCTAAACTCTGCAATTCTTTATGATTAGTCAAATCAATATTATGACCCTCACAATCGTCCTTCATACATTTGATGAGATCTATTTCCAGAGTTCGCAATGACACTGCTTGTGACAAGCATGATGATAACAATGAACATTGCTCGTGCGACAACTCACAGTATGAGATTTTACAGGACTTAGGACAAGTATGGTTTATACCAGAAACTGACAAATTGTCTGCCTGATAACTCTAAACTCAGCAGTCAAATCAATAGTATAACCCTCACACTCGTCCTTCGGACATTTGATGTGATCTGTTTTGAGAGTTCGCAATGACACTGCTTGTGACAGGCATGATGATAACAACGAACATTGCTCGTGCGACAACTCATAGTATGAGATTTTAAAGGACTTAGGACTATGGTTTATAACGGAAACTGATAATTTACTGTATGATAACTCTACACTCTGTAATTCTTAGTGATTAGTCAAATCAATATGATGACCCTCACAATCGTCCTTCGGACATTTGATGAAATCATTTTTTAGAGTTCACAATGACACTGCTTGTGACAAGCATGATAATAACAATGAACATTGCTCGTGCGACAACTCACAGTATGAGATTTTATAGGACTTAGGACAAGTATGgctgtgttgcattttccattactgctcatgaacagactcaatcaaaccgagtctgcaattttcactgtttgctttgttttcggtgcttccgagagatctactttccagattttataccGGAAACTGATaattttacttacttacttagtcCTCTCCATCACTGGAGGGACATAGGGCCTTCACAACAGCTCTCCATCTGGTACGGTTCATGGCAACCTGTTTAGCTTCTCCTCAAGACATCTGGATTTTTCGTAGCTCGGAGTCTAGGGTCTTCCACCATGTCTTCACGGGACGACCTTATCTGCGACTTCCTTGCGGGTTCCAGTCCAGAGAATGACGGGCTGTGCATGATTGCCATCTTCTAATGTTGTGGCCAATCCATCTCCATTTCTTCATCTGGGTTTCTTCCGCAATTGGCCTTTGGTTGGTTCTTTGCCACAACTCCTGGTTTGAGATTCGTTCCGGCCATCTGATGCGGAGGATTCTTCTCAGGCTTGTATTGATGAAGACCTGGAGTTTCTTGTCTAGTGCCTTTGTGCGTCTCCTGGTCTCTGAGCCGtataacagaactgttttaacaTTGGTGTTAAACAGCATGATCTTTGTCCGGAGGTGTATGGCCCTGTTGTCCCAGATTGGCTTTAAAGTGATGAAAGCGTACCTAGCTTTTCCTTTTCTGGACCTTATATCTTCTTCTGTGCCCCCTGTCTTACTGACTTCACTGCCGAGGTATGCGAACTGGGGTACATCTTCTATAGGTTCCCCTTCTATGAAGATATATCCTGTATCCTGGGCCGCTTGTGATCCGCAGGCTTTTTGTCTTATTTCTGTTCACTTCCAGGCCAGTTCGTCTTCCTACAGCTTGTAAATGCTCTATCTTCTCTTGTATCTGTCTGTGGGTGTGAGACAGGAGACCGATGTCGTCTGCGAAGTCCAAGTCTTCGAGTCGTTTGGTAAGTGTCCATTGGATCCCTCTATGTTGCTCCATTATTGTTCTCATCACCCAGTCAATCACCAATGAGAAGATGAGAGGAGACAGTAGACATCCTTGTCGTACTCCGTTGTTGACAACAAAGGGATCTGTAAGGTTCAGGTCATGGATGGCTTGACAGGTGTTGTTGTTGTACATGCTCCGAATAATGTTGACGATCTTGTCTGGGATACCGTAGTGTGCGAGTATGCTCCAGATTGCGGTCCTGTCTATCATGTCGAAGGCCTTTTTGAAGTCAATGAAGGTGACATAAAGTGAGGATCGCCATTCTATAGACTGTTTTATGATTATACGGAGAGTAGCTATCTGGTCTGTACAAGATCTTCCAGGTCTGAAGCCTGCTTGTTCTTCCCTCAATTGTGAGTCTATGCCTTCTTCATCCTCTCTAGGATGAAGTGAGGATTTTACTAGGTATGGAGAGCAGTTGGATTCCACGCCAGTTCTGACAATCGCTGAGATCACCTTTCTTTGGCAGCTTGACGATGTACCCATTCTGCCATTCAGCTGGTACTGTCTTTTCATCCCAGATAGTCTGTAGTAGGCCCTGAATGATGTCAGCTGTAACTGCTGCTGATGTCTTTAGTGCCTCTGGTGGGATGTTCTCAGGTCCCGGAGCCTTTCCATTCTTCAGCTTATTGATGGCTGAGATAACTTTTTCCCTGGTTATGGGTTCTTTGTCTATCTCAAGCACTTCTCCAGCCTCTAACTGTGGTGGATCTATAACAGGTGTACCACTTAGAAGAGTGTCAAAGTGCTCTCTCCATCGGTCCATCTGTTCCGCTGGTTTGGATAGGACGTTTCCATCTTTATCCTTTACTGGCTTGTTGTTGGTTCCTCTTCCCTTCCTGCCTGTCAGCTGTCTGGTGATAGTATACAGTGTCTTCATGTCATTTCTATGGGCTGCTGTCTGTGCCTCTTCTGCCAGTTTATCTACCTGGGTTCTCTTGTCAGCCCAGGCGCTACTTTTTACCTGTCTATTTAAGACGGAGTACTCTTGTTGGATGGCGTGTTTTTGTGCCCTTGTTTTGGCTTGGAGCAGGCGCTGTCTAACTGTCCGCCTTTCTTCTATCTTTATGATGGTGCCATCTTAAAGCCAGGTCTTGTATGTCCGTTTTCTGTGCCCTAGTTCTTCCCTGCAGGTGTCGGTGAACGTACATCTAACCCTCTCCCACTTCTTTTCCAGTGAGCCATCCACTAGGTCTGCCAAGGCCTGGTACCTGTTCTCGAAAGATATCTTAAAGTAGTTTTTCACCTCTTCTCCTCGTAGCTTGGTAGTGTCAAATCTGGGTTGGCGTTGCTGTTCTGACTTCTTAACGCGGGCAATGCGTACTTGCAGCTTCGCTATTACCAGTTGGTGGTCTGACCCAGCATCTGCACTGCGGTAGGCCCTGACATCTGTGAGGGTTCTTCTCCATCTGCGTGAGATCGTCACGTGATCAATCTGGTTATTCACTGTATGATCTGGGGATGTCCAAGTTGACTTATGGATATTCTTGTGGGGGAAGATGGATCCTCCTATCACAAGGTCATTCTGTCCGCAGAAGTCAGTGAATAGCTCTCCATTGTCATTCATCTCCCCGAGTCCTTCTTTCCCCATTATAAACTCATTTCCTACGTTGTTGTTACCAACCTTCGCATTCATATCACCCATGACGATCTTAATATCTCTGTTTGGAGTCTTGTCGATGACGCTCTGTAGGTTGCTGTAGAATTCCTCCTTCTCCTCCTGGTCTGCAGCATTGGTAGGGGCGTATCACTGTATAATTGTGACTTCTTGTCGGGTCGAATCCGTTTATCCATTAAGTTTGCTGTTGTGTTGTTTTCTGTAGCGGTAAgttgttttccatgttaaggGTGCTGGTCATAAGTAATCCCCTCCCCTCCTCCTTTCACATCCGGGCTTGGGACCGGCATTGGCGGAGTTATCTGAAATTTACTATATGATAGCTCTACATTCTGTAATTCTTTATGATTAGTCAAATCAATATTATGATCCTCACAATCGTCCTTCGtacatttgatgaagattttaCAGTACTTAGGACAAGTATGGTTTATACCGGAAACTGATAATTTACTGCCTGATAACTCTACACTCTgcaattctttattatcagtcaaATCAATAGTATGACCCTCACACTCGTTCTCAGGACTTTTGATGTGACTTATTTTTAGAGTTCGTAATGACACTGCTTGTGACAAGCATGATGATAACAATGAACATTTCTCGTGCGACAACTCACAGTTTGAGATTTTACAGGACTGAAGACAAGTATGGTTTATACCGGAAACCGATAATTTACTGCCTGATAACTCTACACTCTGCAATTCTTTATGATTAGTCAAATCAATAGTATCATCCTCACATTCGTTATTA from Mercenaria mercenaria strain notata chromosome 11, MADL_Memer_1, whole genome shotgun sequence includes the following:
- the LOC128546653 gene encoding craniofacial development protein 2-like codes for the protein MGDMNAKVGNNNVGNEFIMGKEGLGEMNDNGELFTDFCGQNDLVIGGSIFPHKNIHKSTWTSPDHTVNNQIDHVTISRRWRRTLTDVRAYRSADAGSDHQLVIAKLQVRIARVKKSEQQRQPRFDTTKLRGEEVKNYFKISFENRYQALADLVDGSLEKKWERVRCTFTDTCREELGHRKRTYKTWL